In a genomic window of Tissierella sp. Yu-01:
- the nifJ gene encoding pyruvate:ferredoxin (flavodoxin) oxidoreductase, which translates to MAKVMKTMDGNTAASYVSYAFTDVTAIYPITPSSTMAEIVDEWSANGKKNIFGQRVLVTEMQSEAGAAGAVHGSLQAGALTTTYTASQGLLLMIPNMYKIAGELLPGVFHVSARALASHALSIFGDHQDVMAARQTGFALLASGSVQEVMDLGGIAHLASIKGRVPFLHFFDGFRTSHEIQKIECIDYADFERLLDKDAVKEFRNRALNPNNPVTRGTAQNPDIYFQGVEASNPFYENIVEVTNDYMKEISKLTGREYKPFNYYGHPEAERVIVAMGSATETIEETVDHLIAKGEKVGVIKVHLYRPFSAKYFFDVFPSTVKKIAVLDRTKEKGAIGEPLYLDVVDLFYNKEERPVIVGGRYGLGSKDTTPSQILAVYENLKLEEPKHGFTIGIVDDVTFKSLEIKETINTEPKGTIKCKFWGFGSDGTVGANKQAIKIIGDDTDMYAQGYFSYDSKKSGGVTISHLRFGNSPIKATYLITEPDFISCSKQSYVYQYDLLRGLKKGGTFLLNCIWDEKELEDNLPANMKKYIAENDINFYTINATRIASDIGLGGRTNMIMQSAFFKLAEVLPIDEAVEHLKKSIVDAYGKKGEKIVNMNYEAVDKGIESLVKVNVPEAWKNATEEEATNELPDFIKNVVEPINRQEGDDLPVSTFVGREDGTFPNGTTEYEKRAIAVDVPHWIKENCIQCNQCSYVCPHATIRPFLVDADEKANAPETFETLKPIGKGSEGLEYRIQVSPLDCTGCGNCADVCPAKEKALVMTHFEDDYEVESKNWEFAMTVKAKGDNFEPTTLKNTQFQEPLLQFSGACAGCGETPYAKLMTQLFGDRMLIANATGCSSIWGASAPATSYCVNQEGKGPAWANSLFEDNAEFGYGMAVANRQVREKIEFAMKEFIELGLDSELNQYFNEWIEGINDAKASKAATGMILPRLGKDCGNARGNELLKQIEELKDYLIKKSVWILGGDGWAYDIGFGGLDHVLASGEDINILVFDTEVYSNTGGQSSKATPTAAVAKFAAAGKQLRKKDLGMIAATYGYVYVAQIAMGSNMNQTLKAFREAESYDGPSLIIAYAPCINHGIRTGMGTTIRQEKKAVEAGYWHLYRFDPRLSDEGKNPFVLDSKEPTASFQDFINSEVRYTSLKLQFPEEAEVLFAEAEKNAKLRYESYKRMARD; encoded by the coding sequence ATGGCAAAAGTTATGAAGACCATGGATGGTAATACGGCTGCATCATACGTTTCCTACGCATTTACAGACGTTACTGCTATATATCCTATAACACCATCATCCACTATGGCCGAAATTGTAGACGAATGGTCTGCAAATGGTAAGAAAAATATTTTTGGACAAAGAGTATTAGTTACTGAGATGCAATCTGAAGCAGGTGCAGCTGGTGCAGTACACGGTTCATTACAAGCCGGTGCCCTAACTACTACATATACAGCTTCACAAGGCTTATTACTAATGATACCAAATATGTATAAAATTGCTGGTGAATTATTACCAGGAGTATTCCATGTTTCAGCAAGAGCATTAGCATCACATGCCCTAAGTATTTTTGGTGATCACCAAGATGTTATGGCTGCTAGACAAACAGGATTTGCTTTATTAGCATCAGGTTCAGTTCAAGAAGTTATGGATTTAGGTGGTATTGCTCACTTAGCATCAATCAAGGGTAGAGTACCATTCCTACATTTCTTTGATGGCTTTAGAACAAGTCATGAAATTCAAAAAATAGAATGTATTGACTATGCAGATTTTGAAAGATTATTGGACAAAGATGCAGTTAAAGAATTTAGAAACCGTGCATTAAATCCTAATAATCCAGTAACAAGAGGTACAGCTCAAAACCCAGATATTTATTTCCAAGGAGTTGAGGCTTCAAATCCTTTCTATGAAAATATAGTAGAAGTTACTAACGACTATATGAAGGAAATAAGCAAATTAACAGGTAGAGAGTATAAACCATTTAATTATTATGGACATCCAGAAGCTGAAAGAGTAATCGTTGCTATGGGTTCAGCAACTGAAACTATAGAAGAAACAGTTGATCACTTAATAGCAAAAGGAGAAAAGGTAGGGGTTATAAAAGTACACCTATATAGACCTTTCTCTGCTAAATACTTCTTTGATGTGTTCCCAAGCACAGTTAAGAAAATAGCTGTATTAGATAGAACTAAAGAAAAAGGTGCTATCGGAGAACCATTATATCTAGATGTTGTTGATTTATTCTATAATAAAGAAGAAAGACCTGTTATCGTAGGCGGAAGATATGGTTTAGGATCAAAAGATACTACTCCTTCACAAATACTAGCAGTGTATGAAAACTTAAAATTAGAAGAACCAAAACATGGATTTACTATTGGTATTGTAGATGATGTTACATTTAAATCACTTGAAATAAAAGAAACAATCAATACAGAACCAAAAGGTACTATCAAATGTAAATTCTGGGGATTTGGTTCAGACGGTACAGTAGGAGCAAATAAACAAGCAATAAAGATTATCGGTGATGACACTGATATGTATGCTCAAGGATATTTCTCTTATGATAGTAAGAAATCAGGTGGAGTTACTATATCTCACTTAAGATTTGGTAATTCACCAATCAAAGCAACTTACTTAATTACAGAACCAGATTTCATTTCATGTTCAAAACAATCCTATGTATATCAATATGATTTACTTAGAGGATTGAAGAAAGGTGGTACTTTCTTACTTAACTGTATCTGGGATGAAAAAGAATTAGAAGATAATTTACCAGCTAATATGAAGAAATACATAGCTGAAAATGATATAAACTTCTATACAATCAATGCTACTAGAATAGCTAGTGATATTGGTCTTGGTGGAAGAACTAATATGATAATGCAATCAGCGTTCTTTAAGTTAGCTGAGGTATTACCAATAGATGAAGCTGTAGAACACTTAAAGAAATCTATAGTAGATGCATATGGTAAAAAAGGCGAAAAGATTGTTAACATGAACTATGAAGCAGTAGATAAAGGAATTGAATCATTAGTTAAAGTAAATGTTCCAGAAGCATGGAAGAATGCAACTGAAGAAGAAGCTACTAATGAATTACCTGATTTCATTAAGAATGTTGTTGAGCCAATAAACAGACAAGAGGGAGACGATCTTCCAGTAAGTACATTCGTTGGAAGAGAAGACGGTACATTCCCTAATGGAACTACTGAATACGAAAAACGTGCTATAGCTGTAGACGTACCACATTGGATAAAAGAAAATTGTATCCAATGTAATCAATGTTCATATGTATGTCCGCATGCTACTATTAGACCTTTCTTAGTAGATGCAGATGAGAAGGCAAATGCGCCTGAAACATTTGAAACTCTTAAACCAATTGGTAAAGGTTCTGAAGGATTAGAGTATCGTATACAAGTATCTCCACTAGACTGTACAGGATGTGGAAACTGTGCTGATGTATGCCCAGCTAAAGAAAAAGCTTTAGTTATGACACACTTCGAAGATGATTACGAAGTAGAGTCTAAAAATTGGGAATTTGCTATGACAGTTAAAGCTAAGGGAGATAATTTCGAGCCTACTACATTAAAGAATACACAGTTCCAAGAGCCACTTCTACAATTCTCAGGAGCATGTGCTGGTTGTGGGGAAACACCTTATGCTAAATTAATGACACAATTATTTGGAGATAGAATGCTTATTGCCAATGCTACAGGATGTTCATCAATTTGGGGAGCGAGTGCACCGGCAACTTCATATTGTGTAAATCAAGAAGGTAAAGGACCTGCTTGGGCAAACTCATTATTCGAGGATAATGCAGAATTTGGATATGGTATGGCTGTAGCTAATAGACAAGTAAGAGAAAAAATTGAATTTGCAATGAAGGAATTCATTGAATTAGGATTAGATTCTGAATTAAATCAATACTTTAATGAATGGATTGAAGGCATAAATGATGCAAAGGCATCTAAAGCTGCTACTGGTATGATTCTTCCAAGATTGGGTAAAGATTGTGGAAATGCAAGAGGAAATGAATTATTAAAACAAATAGAAGAACTTAAGGATTATCTAATTAAGAAATCAGTTTGGATTCTTGGTGGAGACGGATGGGCTTACGATATAGGATTTGGTGGATTAGACCATGTTCTAGCATCTGGAGAAGATATTAATATATTAGTATTTGATACAGAAGTTTATTCAAATACTGGTGGTCAATCTTCAAAGGCAACTCCTACTGCTGCTGTAGCAAAATTTGCTGCTGCTGGTAAGCAATTAAGAAAGAAAGACTTAGGTATGATAGCTGCTACTTATGGTTATGTTTATGTAGCTCAAATAGCTATGGGATCAAATATGAATCAAACTCTAAAAGCATTTAGAGAAGCAGAAAGCTATGATGGTCCTTCACTAATAATTGCTTATGCTCCATGTATAAACCATGGAATTAGAACTGGTATGGGAACAACTATTAGACAAGAGAAGAAAGCTGTAGAGGCTGGATACTGGCATCTATATAGATTCGACCCAAGACTTTCTGATGAAGGAAAGAATCCATTTGTTCTTG
- the hprK gene encoding HPr(Ser) kinase/phosphatase, with protein MQYITLDQLINELDLEVIYKATDAVNVKIYSAEINRPGLPIVGYFEKFAPERLQIIGSSEWHYYNDLPDTLRYDSLDKFLTYPIPALIFSRNLEIFPEVIELAEKHNRTILRVDIPTSKLINELINHINFSIAPSTTVHGVLLEVYGIGVLITGKSGVGKSETALELLIRGHRLVSDDTVEIKKVEDRLRGESPALTRHFMEIRGIGILDIERLYGVGAVKQYEFIDLIVELELWDENKFYDRIGLDEETVEILDVKVPRVTIPLRPGRNTAMIVEVAARNNRQKKLGYNAAHVLNDRIMKEIEKRKNIIKK; from the coding sequence ATGCAATATATAACTTTAGACCAATTAATTAATGAACTTGATTTAGAAGTAATATATAAAGCTACCGATGCTGTAAATGTTAAGATATACTCTGCTGAGATAAATAGACCAGGTTTACCCATAGTAGGTTATTTTGAAAAGTTTGCACCAGAACGATTGCAGATAATAGGAAGTTCAGAATGGCATTATTATAATGATTTGCCTGATACATTAAGATATGATAGTCTTGATAAATTTTTAACGTATCCTATACCTGCTCTTATTTTTTCTAGAAATTTAGAGATATTTCCTGAAGTTATAGAACTTGCTGAAAAACACAATAGGACAATTCTGCGAGTAGATATACCTACCTCTAAGCTTATAAATGAGCTAATAAATCATATCAATTTTTCTATTGCTCCTTCAACTACTGTTCATGGAGTACTATTAGAAGTTTATGGTATAGGCGTGCTTATTACAGGAAAGTCTGGTGTTGGCAAGTCTGAAACTGCCCTAGAATTATTGATTAGAGGTCATAGATTGGTATCTGATGATACTGTGGAAATCAAAAAGGTTGAGGATAGGTTAAGGGGAGAGTCTCCTGCTTTAACAAGACATTTTATGGAAATAAGAGGTATAGGAATACTGGACATAGAACGTCTCTATGGTGTTGGTGCTGTAAAGCAATACGAATTTATAGATCTAATTGTAGAACTGGAATTATGGGATGAAAATAAATTCTATGACAGAATTGGCTTAGATGAGGAGACGGTAGAAATTTTAGATGTTAAGGTACCGAGGGTGACTATTCCACTGCGTCCAGGTAGAAATACCGCCATGATAGTTGAAGTGGCAGCTAGAAATAATAGACAAAAGAAATTAGGATATAATGCTGCCCATGTATTAAACGATAGAATAATGAAAGAAATTGAAAAAAGAAAAAATATTATAAAAAAATGA
- a CDS encoding PspC domain-containing protein, translating to MNKKLYLSSTDKKISGVCGGIGEYFEIDSTLIRLAWVFLLIPTAFFGGIIAYFIAAAIIPKQTWE from the coding sequence ATGAATAAAAAATTATATTTATCTAGTACTGATAAAAAAATTTCAGGTGTTTGCGGTGGCATTGGAGAGTATTTTGAAATTGATTCAACACTTATAAGATTAGCATGGGTATTTTTGTTGATACCAACAGCTTTTTTTGGTGGAATAATTGCATACTTCATAGCAGCTGCAATAATACCAAAGCAAACGTGGGAGTAA